The Mauremys reevesii isolate NIE-2019 linkage group 1, ASM1616193v1, whole genome shotgun sequence genome has a segment encoding these proteins:
- the TSGA13 gene encoding testis-specific gene 13 protein isoform X4: MSQFFLQNEEQYCYHPKLAKYFVPLTNAKFQDYLDGRKRSIKLMCRSSEFNQDKTTLIVTNNPLPDLNSSHRKDTPMKFFCKEHLGRGIDARSQLHLPPLKTQQNQLTGPGTCFAEGNVGRSLQFRFSTDTDFKTEGQFSKSYAERRLLKLYPHLHFQAFPRLDTKGVRSLPRKNSKPTRETSCQWEPLTLSSLFEAKPIVNVPGENSFKHGKVSQWVVSSSFVDSSK, from the exons ATGAGCCAGTTTTTTCTGCAAAATGAGGAGCAGTATTGTTACCATCCCAAACTG GCGAAGTACTTTGTGCCACTGACCAATGCTAAATTTCAAGACTATCTCGATGGCCGCAAGAGATCCATCAAACTTATGTGCAGATCTTCAGAGTTCAATCAAGACAAGACAACACTGATCGTGACTAATAATCCCCTTCCTGACCTGAATTCCAGTCACAGAAAGGACACCCCCATGAAGTTTTTCTGCAAAGAGCACTTAGGAAGG GGGATCGATGCCAGGAGTCAGCTTCATTTACCCCCACTGAAGACACAACAGAACCAGCTGACTGGACCAGGCACATGTTTTGCTGAGGGAAACGTTGGGAGATCACTGCAGTTCAG GTTTTCCACAGACACTGATTTCAAGACTGAAGGACAGTTTTCCAAAAGCTATGCCGAGAGGCGATTGCTAAAGCTATACCCCCATCTCCACTTTCAAGCTTTCCCGAGACTAG ATACAAAGGGAGTGCGATCCCTTCCAAGAAAGAACAGCAAGCCCACAAGAGAAACAAGCTGCCAGTGGGAACCATTAACTCTTTCCTCCCTTTTTGAAGCAAAGCCCATTGTCAACGTACCAGGGGAAAACAGCTTCAAGCATGGGAAAGTCTCGCAGTGGGTAGTAAGCAGTTCTTTTGTAGATAGTTCCAAATAA
- the TSGA13 gene encoding testis-specific gene 13 protein isoform X3: MSQFFLQNEEQYCYHPKLAKYFVPLTNAKFQDYLDGRKRSIKLMCRSSEFNQDKTTLIVTNNPLPDLNSSHRKDTPMKFFCKEHLGRGIDARSQLHLPPLKTQQNQLTGPGTCFAEGNVGRSLQFSRFSTDTDFKTEGQFSKSYAERRLLKLYPHLHFQAFPRLDTKGVRSLPRKNSKPTRETSCQWEPLTLSSLFEAKPIVNVPGENSFKHGKVSQWVVSSSFVDSSK; encoded by the exons ATGAGCCAGTTTTTTCTGCAAAATGAGGAGCAGTATTGTTACCATCCCAAACTG GCGAAGTACTTTGTGCCACTGACCAATGCTAAATTTCAAGACTATCTCGATGGCCGCAAGAGATCCATCAAACTTATGTGCAGATCTTCAGAGTTCAATCAAGACAAGACAACACTGATCGTGACTAATAATCCCCTTCCTGACCTGAATTCCAGTCACAGAAAGGACACCCCCATGAAGTTTTTCTGCAAAGAGCACTTAGGAAGG GGGATCGATGCCAGGAGTCAGCTTCATTTACCCCCACTGAAGACACAACAGAACCAGCTGACTGGACCAGGCACATGTTTTGCTGAGGGAAACGTTGGGAGATCACTGCAGTTCAG CAGGTTTTCCACAGACACTGATTTCAAGACTGAAGGACAGTTTTCCAAAAGCTATGCCGAGAGGCGATTGCTAAAGCTATACCCCCATCTCCACTTTCAAGCTTTCCCGAGACTAG ATACAAAGGGAGTGCGATCCCTTCCAAGAAAGAACAGCAAGCCCACAAGAGAAACAAGCTGCCAGTGGGAACCATTAACTCTTTCCTCCCTTTTTGAAGCAAAGCCCATTGTCAACGTACCAGGGGAAAACAGCTTCAAGCATGGGAAAGTCTCGCAGTGGGTAGTAAGCAGTTCTTTTGTAGATAGTTCCAAATAA
- the TSGA13 gene encoding testis-specific gene 13 protein isoform X2 yields MPIDQDSLVNSCLSYYARDGKHLVTSCSKYNCAKYFVPLTNAKFQDYLDGRKRSIKLMCRSSEFNQDKTTLIVTNNPLPDLNSSHRKDTPMKFFCKEHLGRGIDARSQLHLPPLKTQQNQLTGPGTCFAEGNVGRSLQFRFSTDTDFKTEGQFSKSYAERRLLKLYPHLHFQAFPRLDTKGVRSLPRKNSKPTRETSCQWEPLTLSSLFEAKPIVNVPGENSFKHGKVSQWVVSSSFVDSSK; encoded by the exons ATGCCAATAGATCAGGACAGCCTGGTAAACTCCTGCCTGAGTTACTATGCCAGAGATGGAAAGCACCTTGTAACTTCTTGCAGCAAATATAACTGT GCGAAGTACTTTGTGCCACTGACCAATGCTAAATTTCAAGACTATCTCGATGGCCGCAAGAGATCCATCAAACTTATGTGCAGATCTTCAGAGTTCAATCAAGACAAGACAACACTGATCGTGACTAATAATCCCCTTCCTGACCTGAATTCCAGTCACAGAAAGGACACCCCCATGAAGTTTTTCTGCAAAGAGCACTTAGGAAGG GGGATCGATGCCAGGAGTCAGCTTCATTTACCCCCACTGAAGACACAACAGAACCAGCTGACTGGACCAGGCACATGTTTTGCTGAGGGAAACGTTGGGAGATCACTGCAGTTCAG GTTTTCCACAGACACTGATTTCAAGACTGAAGGACAGTTTTCCAAAAGCTATGCCGAGAGGCGATTGCTAAAGCTATACCCCCATCTCCACTTTCAAGCTTTCCCGAGACTAG ATACAAAGGGAGTGCGATCCCTTCCAAGAAAGAACAGCAAGCCCACAAGAGAAACAAGCTGCCAGTGGGAACCATTAACTCTTTCCTCCCTTTTTGAAGCAAAGCCCATTGTCAACGTACCAGGGGAAAACAGCTTCAAGCATGGGAAAGTCTCGCAGTGGGTAGTAAGCAGTTCTTTTGTAGATAGTTCCAAATAA
- the TSGA13 gene encoding testis-specific gene 13 protein isoform X1 yields MPIDQDSLVNSCLSYYARDGKHLVTSCSKYNCAKYFVPLTNAKFQDYLDGRKRSIKLMCRSSEFNQDKTTLIVTNNPLPDLNSSHRKDTPMKFFCKEHLGRGIDARSQLHLPPLKTQQNQLTGPGTCFAEGNVGRSLQFSRFSTDTDFKTEGQFSKSYAERRLLKLYPHLHFQAFPRLDTKGVRSLPRKNSKPTRETSCQWEPLTLSSLFEAKPIVNVPGENSFKHGKVSQWVVSSSFVDSSK; encoded by the exons ATGCCAATAGATCAGGACAGCCTGGTAAACTCCTGCCTGAGTTACTATGCCAGAGATGGAAAGCACCTTGTAACTTCTTGCAGCAAATATAACTGT GCGAAGTACTTTGTGCCACTGACCAATGCTAAATTTCAAGACTATCTCGATGGCCGCAAGAGATCCATCAAACTTATGTGCAGATCTTCAGAGTTCAATCAAGACAAGACAACACTGATCGTGACTAATAATCCCCTTCCTGACCTGAATTCCAGTCACAGAAAGGACACCCCCATGAAGTTTTTCTGCAAAGAGCACTTAGGAAGG GGGATCGATGCCAGGAGTCAGCTTCATTTACCCCCACTGAAGACACAACAGAACCAGCTGACTGGACCAGGCACATGTTTTGCTGAGGGAAACGTTGGGAGATCACTGCAGTTCAG CAGGTTTTCCACAGACACTGATTTCAAGACTGAAGGACAGTTTTCCAAAAGCTATGCCGAGAGGCGATTGCTAAAGCTATACCCCCATCTCCACTTTCAAGCTTTCCCGAGACTAG ATACAAAGGGAGTGCGATCCCTTCCAAGAAAGAACAGCAAGCCCACAAGAGAAACAAGCTGCCAGTGGGAACCATTAACTCTTTCCTCCCTTTTTGAAGCAAAGCCCATTGTCAACGTACCAGGGGAAAACAGCTTCAAGCATGGGAAAGTCTCGCAGTGGGTAGTAAGCAGTTCTTTTGTAGATAGTTCCAAATAA
- the TSGA13 gene encoding testis-specific gene 13 protein isoform X5, whose translation MCRSSEFNQDKTTLIVTNNPLPDLNSSHRKDTPMKFFCKEHLGRGIDARSQLHLPPLKTQQNQLTGPGTCFAEGNVGRSLQFSRFSTDTDFKTEGQFSKSYAERRLLKLYPHLHFQAFPRLDTKGVRSLPRKNSKPTRETSCQWEPLTLSSLFEAKPIVNVPGENSFKHGKVSQWVVSSSFVDSSK comes from the exons ATGTGCAGATCTTCAGAGTTCAATCAAGACAAGACAACACTGATCGTGACTAATAATCCCCTTCCTGACCTGAATTCCAGTCACAGAAAGGACACCCCCATGAAGTTTTTCTGCAAAGAGCACTTAGGAAGG GGGATCGATGCCAGGAGTCAGCTTCATTTACCCCCACTGAAGACACAACAGAACCAGCTGACTGGACCAGGCACATGTTTTGCTGAGGGAAACGTTGGGAGATCACTGCAGTTCAG CAGGTTTTCCACAGACACTGATTTCAAGACTGAAGGACAGTTTTCCAAAAGCTATGCCGAGAGGCGATTGCTAAAGCTATACCCCCATCTCCACTTTCAAGCTTTCCCGAGACTAG ATACAAAGGGAGTGCGATCCCTTCCAAGAAAGAACAGCAAGCCCACAAGAGAAACAAGCTGCCAGTGGGAACCATTAACTCTTTCCTCCCTTTTTGAAGCAAAGCCCATTGTCAACGTACCAGGGGAAAACAGCTTCAAGCATGGGAAAGTCTCGCAGTGGGTAGTAAGCAGTTCTTTTGTAGATAGTTCCAAATAA